In the genome of bacterium, one region contains:
- a CDS encoding type II secretion system protein, with the protein MRSRFAAVWRANLFCYYPTFKEVDDVRKGFTLIELLVVIVIIGILAAIALPNYIRVKDKAKEAEVKSNLHNIQLSIERFAVDTEGTYPQYLIGGDLKYSNNPDINANVNALTDITAIADRNQVSDPLLRRGYVDSYPKNPFARNGAAIHKFQDDVDDDMRSGANGPIRGCRFGGSCTIMGNVSADHRFTQFVSVTPGQPPQTVASQADFENYRFYDLWLGNRPKLYLPGEFFYKSNGPVVAADPDSIDQNRPIQPVEVDQYIMGGYGSIRSKGSDILGPEPNIVAYTAASAGNSEFDILAGYRPPVPEFGPMQGDPGDPGGGGGGTTVGQRIDIPSWTRWLNQVVGGSYPGSPYGPSTTIGLEQLSYGNPNGIKDATILVLNAGENAKENR; encoded by the coding sequence GTAGATGACGTGAGAAAGGGCTTTACTCTTATCGAGTTGCTCGTCGTCATCGTGATCATCGGCATTCTGGCCGCAATCGCACTCCCTAACTACATTAGGGTCAAGGATAAGGCCAAGGAAGCCGAGGTGAAGAGCAATCTTCACAACATTCAGTTGTCCATCGAGCGTTTTGCGGTGGACACCGAGGGGACGTACCCGCAGTACTTGATCGGCGGAGACCTGAAGTATTCGAACAACCCGGATATCAACGCCAACGTGAACGCGCTTACCGACATCACGGCAATCGCGGACCGCAATCAGGTTTCCGACCCGTTGCTTCGCAGGGGATATGTGGACAGCTATCCCAAAAACCCGTTTGCCCGCAACGGCGCGGCCATCCACAAGTTCCAAGACGATGTGGATGACGATATGCGCAGCGGCGCCAACGGCCCAATCCGCGGATGCAGGTTCGGCGGAAGCTGCACAATAATGGGCAACGTATCGGCCGATCACAGGTTCACCCAGTTTGTCTCGGTGACTCCGGGTCAGCCGCCTCAGACGGTAGCCAGTCAGGCCGACTTCGAGAATTACAGGTTCTACGACCTGTGGCTGGGCAACCGTCCCAAGCTTTACCTGCCGGGCGAGTTCTTCTACAAGTCGAATGGACCGGTTGTTGCCGCGGATCCAGATTCGATCGATCAGAACCGTCCCATTCAGCCGGTGGAAGTTGACCAGTACATCATGGGCGGTTACGGAAGCATCCGCTCCAAGGGCAGCGACATTCTCGGACCCGAGCCCAACATCGTCGCATACACCGCTGCGAGCGCTGGGAACAGCGAATTCGACATCCTTGCCGGTTATCGTCCTCCGGTACCGGAGTTCGGTCCGATGCAGGGTGATCCCGGCGATCCGGGCGGCGGAGGCGGCGGCACCACCGTCGGCCAGCGTATCGACATCCCCAGCTGGACTCGTTGGCTCAACCAGGTCGTCGGCGGCAGCTACCCGGGCAGCCCCTACGGCCCGTCCACAACGATCGGCCTCGAGCAGCTTTCCTACGGCAACCCGAACGGCATCAAGGACGCGACCATCCTTGTTCTGAACGCGGGCGAGAACGCCAAGGAAAACCGCTAG
- a CDS encoding type II secretion system protein → MKKGFTLIELLVVIVIIGILASIALPNYIRVKDKAKEAEVKSNLHNIQLSIERFAVDTEGTYPQYLIGGDLKYSNNPNINANVNALTDITVIADRNQVSDPLLRRGYVDSYPKNPFARNGAAIHKFQEDVNDRMRSGANGPIRGCRFGGTCTIMGNVSADHRFPQFVAVTPGQPPQLVESQANFENFRFFDLWLGNRPKLYLPGEFIYKSNGPIIAASPESIDPNRPIQPIEVDQYIMAGYGSIRSKGSDILGPEPSIVAFTAASLGAADFDILASYRPTVPEFGPMQGDPGDPGGGGGGTNPASLIRIPSWTRWMNRQIGNSFPGSPFSASSSLGLNQLEYGNPNGIKDAIILALTAGEDTKGARN, encoded by the coding sequence ATGAAAAAGGGCTTTACTTTGATAGAGCTCCTGGTCGTCATCGTGATCATCGGCATCCTTGCCTCCATCGCACTTCCCAATTACATCAGGGTCAAGGACAAGGCGAAGGAAGCCGAGGTGAAGAGCAATCTTCACAACATCCAGTTGTCCATCGAGCGGTTCGCGGTGGACACCGAGGGGACTTATCCCCAGTACCTGATCGGCGGCGATTTGAAATATTCAAACAACCCGAATATCAACGCCAACGTCAATGCATTGACGGATATCACGGTCATTGCGGACAGGAACCAAGTTTCCGACCCGCTGCTTCGAAGGGGGTATGTCGACAGTTATCCCAAAAATCCGTTCGCCCGAAACGGCGCCGCCATCCACAAGTTCCAGGAAGATGTGAACGACCGGATGAGAAGCGGGGCGAACGGGCCGATTCGGGGATGCAGATTCGGCGGCACTTGCACCATTATGGGCAATGTGTCGGCGGATCACAGGTTTCCGCAGTTCGTGGCGGTAACTCCGGGCCAGCCGCCGCAGCTGGTGGAGAGCCAGGCAAACTTCGAAAATTTCAGGTTTTTCGATCTCTGGTTGGGCAACCGTCCCAAACTCTACCTGCCGGGAGAGTTTATTTACAAATCGAACGGCCCGATAATCGCCGCCAGCCCGGAGTCGATCGATCCAAACAGGCCAATCCAGCCTATCGAAGTCGACCAGTACATCATGGCGGGATACGGAAGCATAAGAAGCAAAGGAAGCGATATCCTTGGGCCCGAGCCTTCGATTGTCGCTTTTACGGCGGCCAGCCTTGGCGCAGCCGATTTCGACATTCTGGCTTCCTACAGGCCGACGGTTCCGGAATTCGGCCCGATGCAAGGGGATCCGGGCGATCCCGGCGGCGGAGGCGGCGGCACTAATCCCGCAAGCTTGATAAGGATACCGAGCTGGACGAGGTGGATGAACAGGCAAATCGGAAACTCCTTTCCCGGAAGCCCGTTCAGCGCTTCAAGCTCCCTCGGACTCAATCAGCTCGAGTACGGCAATCCAAACGGAATCAAGGACGCGATCATCCTTGCACTAACAGCCGGAGAAGACACAAAAGGAGCGCGCAACTAG